The Methanomethylovorans hollandica DSM 15978 genome includes a region encoding these proteins:
- a CDS encoding polyprenyl synthetase family protein → MNLIDEIKKRSVHVDEGIREMLPIKHPEELYKAARYLPDAGGKRLRPAAVILTAEAVGSDLQTVLPAAVAVELVHNFTLMHDDIMDRDDVRRGMPAAHVKWGEPGAILAGDTLYSRAFEIITRMDNDPARIVKCIYILARTCTEICEGQWLDVEFEHKDMVSEKEYIQMVEKKTAVLYGAACKIGALLGGSSLEVADQMYEFGRMIGIAFQIYDDVLDIVTPEETLGKVRGSDIMEGKKTLIAIHALNSGVQLEIFGKGKASRGQLEDAIRQLEESGSIEYARNVALAHIREGKAKLDVLGDSEAKEILLAIADYMIERSY, encoded by the coding sequence ATGAACCTGATTGACGAGATCAAAAAACGGAGTGTGCATGTGGATGAGGGCATTCGGGAAATGCTCCCTATTAAACACCCCGAAGAACTATATAAAGCTGCACGATACCTGCCTGATGCAGGCGGAAAAAGGCTCAGGCCTGCAGCAGTAATACTGACCGCAGAAGCTGTGGGGTCTGATCTTCAGACCGTCCTGCCTGCTGCTGTTGCTGTAGAACTGGTACATAATTTCACTCTGATGCATGATGATATCATGGACAGGGACGATGTACGCAGGGGAATGCCTGCAGCACATGTGAAATGGGGAGAACCCGGAGCTATCCTTGCAGGAGATACATTATACTCCAGAGCCTTTGAGATAATAACCCGCATGGATAACGATCCTGCACGCATAGTAAAGTGCATCTATATCCTGGCAAGGACCTGCACAGAGATATGTGAAGGTCAGTGGCTGGATGTGGAATTCGAGCATAAGGACATGGTCTCTGAAAAAGAGTACATCCAAATGGTGGAGAAGAAAACTGCTGTGCTTTATGGAGCTGCATGTAAGATAGGTGCATTGCTTGGTGGCTCTTCCCTTGAAGTAGCGGACCAGATGTACGAGTTTGGCCGCATGATAGGTATTGCTTTCCAGATATATGATGATGTGCTGGATATAGTGACCCCTGAAGAAACGCTGGGCAAAGTGAGGGGAAGCGATATAATGGAAGGAAAAAAGACCCTCATAGCCATTCACGCCCTCAACTCCGGCGTGCAATTGGAAATATTCGGCAAGGGCAAGGCTTCAAGGGGACAACTGGAAGATGCTATCAGACAGCTTGAAGAATCTGGTTCTATCGAATATGCGCGCAATGTGGCTCTTGCACACATCCGTGAAGGTAAAGCGAAACTGGATGTACTGGGTGATTCAGAAGCAAAAGAGATACTCCTTGCAATAGCAGATTATATGATAGAGCGATCTTATTGA